ACACACTACAAAATACCATGTAAAACTCAATTACCGATTCTTCGCAACTCATATATCGTTCCGTGCTCGGTACTTAGTACATTtgcatttttaatgaaatgtttgcaagagtttattattatattagtatacttggtacatgctataatatatattttgtactaaatacaatatattattatgtaatccgTGTTGTACTACTGTACTAGGTATTTCAAACACGTGTAACTATagggaaaatataatttctaataagtaatataatattaaaatatacgtatacagGTGCATAAGAAGAAGAACCTTTATTAAACACCAAACGGGAAAGGTTGGGAAAAGGTTTAGTACAACAACGAAAacagtgaattataatatataacaccgTTTAAGGCATAAGTATATCTTCAAAAGATTATATAACAGTGTTGTAATGGTGTCTACATTTTTGGCattgaaaacttttttaaatatcctccaataataataatgtgtacgtATAATATGATCACAAAAAAACTCATTACAAAAATGAATGGAGAAAAATCaaagacatttttaaacacCTGAACGAAATTATTTAACTCGATCCccattttcagtttttcactgatttattttattaactataatcaATGGTTTGGTACACATGcggtatcatatattatataaaagtgaactcaataaaaaattgctgatatgataaaatatttaaacttaaagaatacgtatttaaatatgttcaaGGTGTTGCAAAACGATATACTTCTGCAACATCTTGAAAATATTTGGTGCCATTTAAGTGCTTCTCTTGCAATACCTTAATCACGCTactgatattataacatgtgTGTGTATTTTCTAATCATATTTGGGTGCAATAACGActcatgatattatacaatgacgcgtgtactatataatattattataatatcggaaAAAAATATCGAGATTTGAAGACGCTGTAGTCAGTAAAATCGATTGTTTCCCAAGCGATGATGTCACGTGCACGTATAGGACAACGGAcagagaaattaaaatattaaacgagtTGTAGAAAATTAATGGTCCCGCTGCAGCGCTGGTCGTCGCAGTAAACGGGTAACGGAGAGAGAGGTGTTATAGAAATAGTGACGGAGAGCgagagttgaaaaaaaaataagagttcATTAGCCCTGcggtgataaattataatttacatacgaGAAGGGGTGGAGGAGgtctatttaaatattgtcaaattgcCACGTGgtaaacatatataggtatacattttgaagCTGCTATGacgtatacgtatattttatatacggtatatataatatattatatgggcaaGGGACCCGGGTCcttaaagacaatttttttgaaaattcaataaaagctatatttttttgtgtaaaattcaaatttattcaaatcaatCTACAATTgtccatcaataataataataatataatcatttgaCAACATATTCTGCAGGTATTCATTAACACAAACAAGTcctgaatacataatatacctatacaactaCATTTTTGGGACTTCCTTCAACTGCACaatgaatttatgattataataatataataatatacaaggctagttatatatataacaaaacgtTGTGCACATCGTTGGTAGTTTTGTTGTGTGTGAAGACTGAAGGGTGTTAGGGAGGTGGTGACAGTTTTGTTGCCCCTAGCTgtaaatctaaaatacattactGGGTATCCGGAATTTTCCGGTCATCCGGATTCCTCATTGCAAAAGCTTCACCCTGCAGCAATGATCCTCTCTATGGCCACTTTCAAAAATGTCCTTATACCGAACCTATACTAGAGCTAACCGTACATGCTCCTCTGGCGAGCGTATATACTTCAATACTCGTTGAATGGCCCTAACTTGTATAGCTATcaagttgtatataatattatggtgttgtGTGATATTGGTAGATTAGGTAAAGTAATCGggattcttatttatttttggatgGTCACATTTTTCGAAAAAGTGCTATGGTCCTTACTTTTCAAGCACAATATAGTCGCTAAGCTACTTACGGGTATATCAAATTCTAACCCCTGGTGGTTGGGGTTAGAATAGACCACCGGTTTGTCCCTGCCTGTCATAAGAGGCGACAAATAGGACTTGTAGGAGGGCAGCAGCTCCTACAATACTGAGTGGAGGTACAGGTAACCTCGTAGAGGTAGAAACAGCTGCACGTCAAATAATAAACAGCAGATATGGCAGCCATATAATTGGTGATTACACTGCGATGCGGAAGGCAAATAGGAAACTACCACATTAATATTCCTTAGTTAAAGCAATGAACATGACGTTCTCTCAAGTAAAAGATTCCGGAGGTAAAATAGTCCCCCGTTCGGATCTCCGGGTGGGGACTACTAGAGAGGAAAGAATGGTCAAGGAAAGTAGACAAGATAGAAAAATAGTAACCTGGGATGTACGAACCTTACTACAATGTGGGAAACTGGATAATCTAAAAATAGAAATGACAATGATGATATTGATATTCTGGGAATTTCGGAAGTAAGATGGCCTGAAGCTGGAATATATGGAGTGagattatagatttatatactCNNNNNNNNNNNNNNNNNNNNNNNNNNNNNNNNNNNNNNNNNNNNNNNNNNGTCAAGGtcttaatatactttaattacTACGCTTTTATACCAGTAATTTCCATCTGTCACGATTCCTCGTAGTTCTTATGCAGTTATGCGCTATCGTCACCTTATCGTCAACTTCATTTGTTAATTACCGCTCTATCCTACAGTAATTATATATTGACGTGGTCTTCCTCTTGGTTGCTTTTTGGTTCAGTTTATCACCAGTACATttcaattaatatgtaaaaatgtgttattagcaatttatatacataaaggtaggtaggtacttggtacTCGATCAAAAACCAATGAAAACaatgcgtataatatgatatcttaGTTATTGAAGTAATATTTAACCTATTCCATGATAATATACGCATGCGCCTTCATATATATTAGTACCCATATCAATTCGACTAATCAATCAAAACAGATAaaactctatatattataatattatgctataaactctagaaatcgatttttattttttcttaaaattgtattataatattgttggggCTATACTACGCGACCGCTTGGCGCTTTTCCCcccgcataaaatataaaattatagtgtaTACGAGGTGTTTTCCATCACCCGTATAGGCCATTCcaatttccaatttaaaataatttaaaattaagggTTAGCGAATTGTATTACTATTTGGCGGCGTTCGTTTGCAGAAACGCGGGAACATGTGAATATTACTAACTATTTACTTCAATGGatatcatgtattattatacattgttttcTTTGGATTTTAATAgagtatataaatatcaattgttttttaaatgtcgaATCATCATTATACTGagcagttatataattattaattttcatgttATTTTAAGGTTATCGCCGGATCAATGAAATTACACAAATTGCACGAAATTACTACAGCCAGAAATTTTCTGGGAGAGGACGTatagatcaataataataaacgctcGATAAGTCATCAATGATGGTGAATCATTGAATAATACTGAACCATACCTGTTCTAAGTAACATTTCACCGAAGACTGACAGTTACCGTTGAGTACATAATCTATCAGTGACTAATAagtatgactatattatagactatcgtattatacatatatacttatatttttattgttaaatttatgatggacgaaataaaaaatattgaaacatttcTACTGGTAGTGAATcaatatgtattgatttaaataacatGCACACGAGACAAACAAAAATGAGCCGTCACGAGACGCCTGATGTGaaacatcaaaattattttgtacagaaAATATGCATGGAAATTGAAAGAATAGTTTGTTAAAGGAAATAAACATGGCATAATCAAGAACAAGATATTCAgatttttttaggaaaaattattctttattttaatagcaCACAAGATGTTTCGTGCGAAACGACATCACCACGCCAACATGACCGTCCGCATTGGATGTTtcacatcaaaaataaatagtaaatactccGAGGTAGGTTTGTGTTGAAATCTTCATTTGAAGGAaacttaacaataaattatttgggtCGTTATGATCGTTTGTAAAATACAGGTGTAAAATGAtatccaatcatttttatttaccaggTAATACAAGACTTGTGAAAACCACGTCGAAATCAGTTCATTCGTTTCAAAGCCTTTCCTAGACAAATAAACAAACCTCAGACATGCAGACAGACGGATAGACAGACAAATGTATCTGTGCATGTTACATGcaatactataaattacatatttttcgtttaaaaattacagCGTTACATATAACTTATCCACCAATATAGTTATCACTTTCTAGATGCTCGAAATCGTCGTCACcgatttatatatacttaaatatatatacgttaaaaacgcttttaaatattaatgtaaggGGTGATTATGTATGCTATGATTATaaccatgacaaattagataggtatcatcacagtattttgatacgtatcctccgctctttacttcgccttaatcgtagttctccactttgTATTGGCTATCAATCATATACACAtaacaaaatcaaccaatgagaagtggaAAGCTACGACATGGGACGGAGGTGAAGGAGATGCGTATACTGCGCAAAcctagtacaactgtgatgatacctatctaatttgtcatgattataagtaagtatttataaaaaataaaattgatttatacctatcgattttataatttataataatatgtaagtatgcTACACGTCAAGCAAATCGTTGTGGAAATTACAAAACTTAATTAAACATCCATCACGTATACGTTACGCCGGCCTTCCTCCCGAAAAAATCCAAATTTCGAAAACTATTTTCCGCAAATCCACACCACGAATTGagcaccaaaatattatattcgtgcgAAAAAGTTCAAACTTAAATTGAAGTCTTGTATTTCTCACAACAATGCGCTACATTTCGCTTGacgttaatgataatattatacatattgttataatattataacattataaactaaaataggtATACCGTATTACCGTTGTCATTGAAAGCGACGATTAAAACGTGCATATTTGTGACGAATGACATGCCTATATGTACATATCgattgaactttttttaaaaaaacttacgaAAAAGATTTAGATATAATAGGTTGGAATATACgagttcataaatattataatattacatgatgtTGTTCTCGAGCACTTCCTGTGTCTATGTGTGTTTAGATTGCGTGCGTACAATACatgtattatagataaatatatacctcCTAATTCCTCGGTATGGCTACACATAATAtgcaatgtgtgtgtgtgtgtgtgtgtgtagctgttattatatacacatattattatacgtattatattatgataacgcgTCAACCGCTGCACTCGAGCCAAGGTCACCTTATCAACGTGTGACTCGAAAAACCTTACTCGAGTCATTGACACGACCGAATCCGCCACTAACGTACGCCTCAATGCCTCGCATCATATTAAGCATAGTAATGCTGATAATAATGAttacgatttataaattattataataatatatgtaacgtTTAGGCAatgatgtgtaatattatattacgtgtgtagaactgtaatattattgaatttcgtACGATTTTctactataggtattttttatattaggttgaatcttgatttgatttttttcgcGTCGGTACGACTAATATATTGCATGCCTATAAtggtaatttatattaggttaggttaggttaggttacacaATAtgcattcaaaatgtataacgcATAACAACATTGCGATTTACGATTGTATAGTACCCAAGTACTTGATGATACGTAGATACGCACACGCAATTGTTTCAAGGTCGTGTACATGTGTGTTCCGATTTTCGGGAGGGCCTCTGAAGAACTTTCGAGGGAAATTTCGTGGAATCGTCTACCAAACGATATAGGtgcaggtataatatattattacaaagaaattaataatttttttgtcgtTTTCGTTTTGATCTATACCGCGAGAAATGGCCCAATTTTCTATGCATATTAATCGTTTCTCGAATTCGTTTGTATAGCTTCCTACACACTACAAAATACCATGTAAAACTCAATTACCGATTCTTCGCAACTCATATATCGTTCCGTGCTCGGTACTTAGTACATTtgcatttttaatgaaatgtttgcaagagtttattattatattagtatacttggtacatgctataatatatattttgtactaaatacaatatattattatgtaatccgTGTTGTACTACTGTACTAGGTATTTCAAACACGTGTAACTATagggaaaatataatttctaataagtaatataatattaaaatatacgtatacagGTGCATAAGAAGAAGAACCTTTATTAAACACCAAACGGGAAAGGTTGGGAAAAGGTTTAGTACAACAACGAAAacagtgaattataatatataacaccgTTTAAGGCATAAGTATATCTTCAAAAGATTATATAACAGTGTTGTAATGGTGTCTACATTTTTGGCattgaaaacttttttaaatatcctccaataataataatgtgtacgcagtggcgtagcgaactttaaatcatttggaagcaaacaaattatttatgacctaccccacccaactccaactgatgtatacgatactcTTATGCTCAAATAAGGGGTTggggtagcacccaaaataaagttcaaagactggCCGTGTGTATgggctttatgaggttatgacccaccaccaccccccagaaaccagaagcaattgcttctgaaaaacatgattcgctacgccactgtgtGTACGTATAATATGATCACAAAAAAACTCATTACAAAAATGAATGGAGAAAAATCaaagacatttttaaacacCTGAACGAAATTATTTAACTCGATCCccattttcagtttttcactgatttattttattaactataatcaATGGTTTGGTACACATGcggtatcatatattatataaaagtgaactcaataaaaaattgctgatatgataaaatatttaaacttaaagaatacgtatttaaatatgttcaaGGTGTTGCAAAACGATATACTTCTGCAACATCTTGAAAATATTTGGTGCCATTTAAGTGCTTCTCTTGCAATACCTTAATCACGCTactgatattataacatgtgTGTGTATTTTCTAATCATATTTGGGTGCAATAACGActcatgatattatacaatgacgcgtgtactatataatattattataatatcggaaAAAAATATCGAGATTTGAAGACGCTGTAGTCACTAAAATCGATTGTTTCCCAAGCGATGATGTCACGTGCACGTATAGGACAACGGAcagagaaattaaaatattaaacgagtTGTAGAAAATTAATGGTCCCGCTGCAGCGCTGGTCGTCGCAGTAAACGGGTAACGGAGAGAGAGGTGTTATAGAAATAGTGACGGAGAGCgagagttgaaaaaaaaataagagttcATTAGCCCTGcggtgataaattataatttacatacgaGAAGGGGTGGAGGAGgtctatttaaatattgtcaaattgcCACGTGgtaaacatatataggtatacattttgaagCTGCTATGacgtatacgtatattttatatacggtatatataatatattatatgggcaaGGGACCCGGGTCcttaaagacaatttttttgaaaattcaataaaagctatatttttttgtgtaaaattcaaatttattcaaatcaatCTACAATTgtccatcaataataataataatataatcatttgaCAACATATTCTGCAGGTATTCATTAACACAAACAAGTcctgaatacataatatacctatacaactaCATTTTTGGGACTTCCTTCAACTGCACaatgaatttatgattataataatataataatatacaaggctagttatatatataacaaaacgtTGTGCACATCGTTGGTAGTTTTGTTGTGTGTGAAGACCGAAGGGTGTTAGGGAGGTGGTGACAGTTTTGTTGCCCCTAGCTgtaaatctaaaatacattactGGGTATCCGGAATTTTCCGGTCATCCGGATTCCTCATTGCAAAAGCTTCACCCTGCAGCAATGATCCTCTCTATGGCCACTTTCAAAAATGTCCTTATACCGAACCTATACTAGAGCTAACCGTACATGCTCCTCTGGCGAGCGTATATACTTCAATACTCGTTGAATGGCCCTAACTTGTATAGCTATcaagttgtatataatattatggtgttgtGTGATATTGGTAGATTAGGTAAAGTAATCGggattcttatttatttttggatgGTCACATTTTTCGAAAAAGTGCTATGGTCCTGACTTTTCAAGCACAATATAGTCGCTAAGCTACTTACGGGTATATCAAATTCTAACCCCTGGTGGTTGGGGTTAGAATAGACCACCGGTTTGTCCCTGCCTGTCATAAGAGGCGACAAATGGGACTTGTAGGAGGGCAGCAGCTCCTACAATACTGAGTGGAGGTACAGGTAACCTCGTAGAGGTAGAAACAGCTGCACGTCAAATAATAAACAGCAGATATGGCAGCCATATAATTGGTGATTACACTGCGATGCGGAAGGCAAATAGGAAACTACCGCATTAATATTCCTTAGTTAAAGCAATGAACATGACGTTCTCTCAAGTAAAAGATTCCGGAGGTAAAATAGTCCCCCGTTCGGATCTCCGGGTGGGGACTACTAGAGAGGAAAGAATGGTCAAGGAAAGTAGACAAGATAGAAAAATAGTAACCTGGGATGTACGAACCTTACTACAATGTGGGAAACTGGATAATCTAAAAATAGAAATGACAAGGATGAACATTGATATTCTGGGAATTTCGGAAGTAAGATGGCCTGAAGCTGGAAATATATGGAGTGGagattatagatttatatactCAGGCACATCTGCTGAAAACCCTGGAAGGGGAGGAGTTGGCATAATGCTTAGAAAAGACATTGGAAAGAAAGTGAAAAGTTACGTGCAATACAGTGAAAGGATTATTCTTGTTAAAATAGAAACCAAACCAAAAGACACAATCATAGTACAAGTCTATATGCCAACCTCCAACAGTAATGATAGCCAAGTAGAAGAAGTATACGAACAAATAGAGAAAGCTATTGAAACAATCAAAGGAGAAGAAAATCTGATCATCATGGGAGACTGGAACGCAATAGTAGGAGAAGGAAAAGGAGAAAGAAATATTATGGGAAAATATGGTTTGGGAAAAAGGAATGATCGGAGAGATAGACTGGTGGAATTTTGTGCAAAACATGATCTGATAATAACGAATACATGTTTCGATCATCACCCAAGGAGAAGGTACACATGGAAAATTCCAGGAGATGTGGGAAGGTATGAAATTGATTTCATCATGGTaagaaatagatttaaaaaccaAGTCAAAGATAGTCGTAGTTATCCTGGTGCGGATATAGACAGTGACCACAATTTGGTCATGATGAAATGCAatctcaattttaaaaaattaaaaggagAGGAAACACCAATCGATGGCAAACTAGTAAACTAAAAGAAGAAAAAGTAAATGAAAAGTTTAAAgaatacacaaataaaataaaaacacaagaAGAACAGGACATTAAAACCAGGTGGACTTCCTTGAGAGAAACAACTACAAATGCGGCAACTGAGACAATGAAAGAAACAAAAGCACATTACCGAGAAAAGAATGGATAACACCAGAGATTATTGAAATGATAGAAGAGAGAagaaagtataaacatttaaacactGATGAATATCAAAAGAGATACAGGACTTTAAGAAACTTGATCATAAGGAAATCAAAAGCagcaaaagaaaaatatctaGAAGGAAAGTGCGAGGAAATAGACATTTTGATGCGAATGGGCAAGATAGAGGAAgcatataaaacagtaaaaagtTTCTTTGGAGTACGTACACCCAAAAGTGAAGCAATAGAAAATAAAGAAGGAGAGATAATTTATGAACAGGAACAGGTTGTAGATAGATGGAAAGAATACATAGAAACACTATACAATGAAGAAGAACTGGTCGTTACAGACTTAGAAAAGATGAATGACAATGAGCAAGATGAAGAATATGTAGAATATCCGGTATTAAGAGAAGACTTTGACAAAGCATTAAGAGACTTAAAACCAAAGAAAGCACAGGGAATAGATGTTATCCAAATCGAACTTTGGAAGGAAGCAGGAGAATATATGctgaatgaattatttaaactcATTAGAGATATTTACAGAACGGCAGATATACCTACCGATTTTGTAAAGAGTGTAATTATTCCCATACCAAAAAAGACACCAGCTATAAAATGTGAACAATATCGAACCATTAGCTTGCTATCGCACGCCTCAAAGATTCtaacaaaaattatgtataaaagaaTGGAAAGGAAAATAGAAGACACATTATCAGAGGATCAATTtggatttagaaaaaatattgacacGAGGGAAGCGATATTGGCTTTAAGGTTAATAGTGGAGAAAAGAATAAGGAAAGATAAGTCAACGTTTATTGCCTTTGTTGATATTGAGAAAGCATTCGACAACGTTAACTgggaaataatgtttaaaattatgaaaagagCAGGAATTGCAACTAAGGAAAGAAAACTGTTCTACCAactgtataaaaatgaaatagcaattataaaaataggtgATGTTCAAAAAGAGTCCAAAATAAAGAAAGGTGTTAGACAGGGATGTACATTATCacctttaatatttaatgcctATATTCAAGAGGCCATAGATATCATAAGAGAGAGAATACAACTAGGAATAAAGGTAAACGGTTACAGAATAGACATGTTGAGATTCGCAGACGATATTGCAATAATAGCGGAGAACGAAAAAgatctaaaaacatttttagaaacatTGGAACAGGTGATGGAAAAAGATTTACATATGAAAATAAACACAAAGAAAACGAAAGTACTCGTATGTAGTAGATACAACGACATAAGAACAAGCATAAAATTAAAGGATGGGGAAAATATTGAACAAGTAGAAGACTTCTTATATTTAGGCAGCACTATAATCTCAGATGGGAGATgcaaaaaagaaattataaaaagaatatGCCAAGCTAAAGTGGCATTTAATaagaaaagaaatatttttacttcaaaaagcATTGACCTCAATATCAGGAAGAATCTACTAAAAACGTACATCTGGAGCATTATGTTATATGGATGTGAAACATGGACTATTGCAAGAGAAGAAATGAGAAGAATAGAGGCATTCAAAATGTGGTGTTACAGGAGGATGTAAAAGATAAGTTGGACTGATAGAATCACTAATGAAGAAGTTTTAGAAAAGGTATCGGAGAGAAAATCAATGTGGAAGAGTATACAGAAAAGGCGAAACGAATTAATAGGTCATATTTTAAGACACGATGGGCTTCTATTACTAATCTTAGAAGGTGTAATCGACGGAAAAAACCGTAGGGGAAGACCAAGATTGCAATACATAAGTCAGATAATGGAAGATCAAGGATGTAACTCATACCAAGAATTGAAGAGGAAAGCTAGTGATAGAGAAGCATGGAAATTGCTGCAAACCAATCATTAGATTGAATACtgcagagagagagagagagagagagagagagaatcgggattcttatttatttttggatgGTCACATTTTTCGAAAAAGTCCTGACCTTGCAAGCACAATATAGTCGCTAAGCTACTTACGGGTATATCAAATTTGTAtagcctatatagtatatataggtacaccgttTTGCGCTACCCTCATCTTAaagttaaactatattttaatttcttataaactactacactatacctacatatttcaatgaaatacaaaaaacttgtttaaagattctttagaatattatatactattgttatGCATACGTATACTAttggtacttacctaattagtatataaaaaaatatttttctccgaAGTATTAGAAtactaaactatataaatattaaataccatacattatatatttatccatTAGCCATACAGGGTTAGGTAATAGGTTAGGTAGTGTACAGTATGATTCACTAAGTATGTTCACCcacttttctattattttagtaatgccaatatgatttttaatagttttaggtGTATTGAAGTCTTAAGCTCTTAAATACCTTTTTACAAATACTTAGAATTTGTACACCAGTGAAGGATTATTTTGTGGtaataaataatggtataaacttatttaagattctgaatgtagcgataaatgtattaattttacaatggtgtgttttttttttgcgacgTCATCTTTAGTAACAGTAGGTAcaaatggttataataatattttttctggtaggaaagtcaATCTAGCTTGTAGTTTGGGggatcaaaagaaaaaaatatctctgttacttaatttaaaaaaataagtttgtaatgccaaaggataatatttttgtgtaaaatttctaaacatttaacaataaaattcttAAGGATATAaccattatagaaaaaaataaaaaacttttaacatCTGCATAATttgatttacttaaattatgaaatttagagGAAGTTGAGCATGCTCGACGAATCACTCTGAATagtaatagatacatttttaaatacaatattaaataaaaataatcatgataataaataataaaataaatattatagaaaacttgtaatttt
This portion of the Acyrthosiphon pisum isolate AL4f chromosome A1, pea_aphid_22Mar2018_4r6ur, whole genome shotgun sequence genome encodes:
- the LOC103308535 gene encoding craniofacial development protein 2-like; this translates as MTFSQVKDSGGKIVPRSDLRVGTTREERMVKESRQDRKIVTWDVRTLLQCGKLDNLKIEMTRMNIDILGISEVRWPEAGNIWSGDYRFIYSGTSAENPGRGGVGIMLRKDIGKKVKSYVQYSERIILVKIETKPKDTIIVQVYMPTSNSNDSQVEEVYEQIEKAIETIKGEENLIIMGDWNAIVGEGKGERNIMGKYGLGKRNDRRDRLVEFCAKHDLIITNTCFDHHPRRRYTWKIPGDVGRRGNTNRWQTSKLKEEKVNEKFKEYTNKIKTQEEQDIKTRWTSLRETTTNAATETMKETKAHYREKNG